The Rhizobium etli 8C-3 genome has a segment encoding these proteins:
- a CDS encoding carbohydrate ABC transporter permease, producing MTGSGLPHQACARRARRSQWRGLAYIAPAMALVIVFFIIPVIFTGWMSLHNWPLMGASRWIGFNNYLRMYNDSRFMTALNFTAYYTVIVTIAIFSIAFPLAIFVEKERQFVSAYRTIVFLPVVVGLATASLLWVWLANVDSGFIGPALKSLGVVAKSPNLLATFDTAFLTIVVMVVWKIAGFTMIILLTGLQAIPAELTEAARIDGAGRWQRFVHLTLPLMRKTIALALIVSVTGSVLAFDQFYIMTAGGPQNKMISVVYYIFNQSFVSFNLGYGAALSIALLAILVAISIVQLWLLRVGGDHQ from the coding sequence ATGACAGGTTCAGGCTTACCGCACCAAGCTTGCGCGCGCAGGGCTCGCAGATCGCAATGGCGCGGCCTTGCCTATATCGCCCCTGCCATGGCGCTCGTTATCGTCTTCTTCATCATACCGGTGATTTTCACCGGATGGATGAGCCTTCACAACTGGCCACTGATGGGCGCTTCGCGCTGGATCGGATTCAACAATTACCTTCGCATGTATAACGACAGCCGCTTCATGACAGCGCTGAATTTTACGGCCTATTATACCGTGATCGTCACGATCGCGATCTTTTCGATCGCCTTTCCGCTCGCGATCTTTGTCGAAAAAGAGCGGCAATTTGTCAGCGCCTATCGCACGATCGTCTTCCTGCCCGTGGTCGTCGGCCTTGCGACGGCATCGCTGCTTTGGGTTTGGCTCGCCAATGTCGACAGCGGCTTCATCGGTCCCGCCTTGAAAAGCCTCGGCGTCGTGGCAAAGAGCCCGAACCTGCTTGCCACTTTCGACACGGCGTTTCTGACGATTGTCGTGATGGTGGTCTGGAAGATCGCAGGTTTCACCATGATCATCCTCTTGACCGGACTTCAGGCTATTCCCGCCGAACTCACCGAGGCGGCCCGCATCGATGGCGCCGGTCGTTGGCAGCGCTTCGTGCACCTGACACTGCCGTTGATGCGCAAAACGATCGCTTTGGCGCTAATCGTCTCCGTTACCGGATCGGTTCTCGCCTTTGACCAGTTCTATATCATGACGGCCGGCGGGCCGCAGAACAAGATGATCTCGGTCGTGTACTACATCTTCAATCAGTCCTTCGTATCCTTCAATCTCGGCTATGGCGCAGCGCTCTCGATCGCGCTTCTCGCGATCCTGGTTGCTATCAGTATCGTTCAGCTCTGGCTGCTGCGTGTCGGAGGGGATCACCAATGA
- a CDS encoding ABC transporter substrate-binding protein: MIKRLIAATSIATLCLVSGASAAEKVEMWVRTGIGDAFKKVVEAYNASHENQVIATEVPFSELVQKYATAIAGGQAPDALSMDLIYNPAFAAAGQLEDLTDWAKSLPYFNSLSPSHVRLGTYQDRIYGLPLSVETSVFAWNKDLYKKSGLDPERAPATWDEITSNAEKIRALGDDTYGFYFSGGGCGGCMIFTFTPLVWGAGADILSADSKTATLDTPQMRKAVDIYRNMVAKDLVPAGAASDNGANFLTFTNGKIGQQSLGAFAIGTLVTEHPDINFGVTLIPGVDGKPSSFAGGDNFVITKGTKKIDAVKEFLEYVYAVDGQKVMAKYGSLPTRGDIAEKVLEGLDPRMQVGLKAIGVAKTPYTLQFNDLINSANGPWASFTNAAIFGDDVDGAFSSAQSEMQSIIDSGQ; this comes from the coding sequence ATGATCAAGCGTCTAATCGCAGCGACCAGCATCGCTACCTTGTGCCTGGTATCGGGAGCATCGGCCGCAGAAAAAGTTGAAATGTGGGTGCGCACGGGAATCGGCGACGCCTTCAAGAAGGTCGTCGAAGCCTATAACGCCAGCCACGAGAACCAGGTGATCGCAACCGAGGTGCCGTTTTCCGAACTCGTCCAGAAATATGCAACCGCGATTGCCGGCGGACAGGCCCCTGATGCCCTTTCGATGGATCTTATCTATAACCCCGCCTTTGCTGCGGCCGGCCAGTTGGAGGACCTGACAGACTGGGCAAAATCCCTGCCCTACTTCAATTCGCTTTCGCCCTCACACGTCCGCCTCGGAACCTATCAGGATCGCATTTACGGCCTGCCGCTCTCCGTCGAAACCTCGGTCTTCGCCTGGAACAAGGATCTCTACAAGAAGTCCGGTCTCGACCCGGAAAGGGCTCCGGCAACATGGGACGAGATTACCTCGAACGCGGAAAAGATCCGCGCGCTCGGTGACGACACCTACGGATTTTATTTCTCCGGCGGCGGCTGCGGTGGCTGCATGATATTCACCTTCACGCCGCTCGTGTGGGGTGCCGGCGCCGATATCCTGTCGGCCGACAGCAAGACAGCAACGCTCGATACCCCTCAAATGCGCAAGGCCGTCGATATCTATCGCAACATGGTGGCGAAGGATCTCGTGCCGGCGGGAGCTGCAAGCGACAACGGCGCAAACTTCCTCACCTTCACCAACGGCAAAATCGGTCAGCAAAGCCTCGGCGCCTTTGCCATCGGCACCCTGGTGACCGAACATCCGGATATCAACTTCGGGGTAACGCTCATTCCCGGCGTCGACGGAAAGCCGTCCTCCTTCGCCGGCGGCGATAATTTCGTCATCACCAAGGGCACGAAGAAGATCGATGCCGTCAAGGAATTCCTCGAATATGTCTATGCAGTGGACGGCCAGAAGGTCATGGCCAAATACGGGAGCCTGCCGACACGCGGCGATATCGCCGAAAAGGTACTTGAAGGGCTCGATCCGCGCATGCAGGTCGGACTCAAGGCCATCGGCGTTGCCAAGACCCCCTATACGCTGCAGTTCAACGATCTGATCAACAGCGCCAACGGTCCGTGGGCCAGCTTCACCAATGCCGCGATCTTCGGCGACGATGTCGACGGCGCCTTTTCAAGCGCCCAGTCAGAAATGCAATCGATCATAGACAGCGGCCAATAG
- a CDS encoding LacI family DNA-binding transcriptional regulator produces MRPDLTGKKQTRITIHDLAAAAGVSISTASKALNDTGRMGEETRERVKRIAREIGFRPNALARGLLSKRSFTIGLLTNDTYGRFTLPVMAGVSEALVDHGVSVFLCAIEDDPALGQIHVDAMLDKQVDGIIASGKRVDRQLPVDLSSLPVPVVYAFTEGTPGSVSFRSDDAQGARLAVEWLIGLGRFRIAHITGPQSFFSVRERAFAYRELAGDGEPVLYGAWLEAWGHEAVDQIWSRAGEKPDGIFCGNDQIARGVVDALREQGVKVPEDVSVVGFDNWEIVAAQTRPPLTTIDMELKELGRQAGLTVLALAEGRPVEPGVRKLPCRLVVRQSCGSDAREK; encoded by the coding sequence ATGAGACCGGACCTTACAGGAAAAAAGCAGACCCGCATCACGATCCACGATCTAGCTGCTGCGGCTGGGGTCAGCATCTCGACGGCATCGAAGGCGTTGAACGATACGGGCCGGATGGGCGAGGAAACACGCGAGCGGGTCAAACGCATCGCGCGGGAAATCGGCTTCAGACCGAACGCACTGGCGCGTGGCCTCTTGAGCAAGCGCAGCTTCACTATCGGGCTTTTGACCAACGATACTTATGGCCGCTTCACCCTTCCGGTGATGGCAGGCGTTTCGGAAGCGCTCGTCGATCACGGCGTTTCGGTTTTTCTCTGTGCGATCGAGGATGATCCGGCTCTTGGGCAGATCCACGTGGATGCGATGCTGGACAAGCAGGTCGATGGGATCATCGCATCGGGAAAACGGGTCGATCGGCAGCTTCCGGTCGACTTGTCGAGCCTTCCGGTACCCGTAGTTTATGCCTTCACGGAAGGTACGCCGGGCAGCGTGAGCTTCCGCTCGGATGACGCACAGGGCGCAAGGCTCGCCGTGGAATGGCTGATTGGGCTCGGGCGTTTCCGAATCGCCCATATTACTGGTCCTCAAAGCTTCTTTTCGGTGCGCGAACGCGCTTTTGCCTATCGCGAACTGGCAGGTGACGGTGAACCGGTTCTTTACGGCGCCTGGTTAGAGGCATGGGGTCACGAAGCGGTCGACCAAATATGGAGCCGCGCCGGAGAAAAACCCGATGGCATCTTCTGCGGCAACGATCAGATTGCCCGCGGCGTCGTCGATGCGCTGCGCGAACAGGGCGTTAAAGTACCAGAGGACGTTTCTGTGGTCGGCTTTGACAATTGGGAGATTGTCGCGGCACAGACGCGGCCGCCGCTGACGACGATCGACATGGAATTGAAGGAGCTCGGGCGCCAGGCAGGATTGACCGTGCTTGCCCTGGCCGAGGGCCGGCCCGTCGAGCCCGGCGTGCGGAAATTGCCGTGCCGTTTGGTCGTGCGGCAGTCCTGCGGGAGTGATGCCCGCGAAAAATGA